In the Paenibacillus sp. FSL R7-0337 genome, AGAACTTTAACTGAGTACAGCTCTGCAGATAATGCGATTCCAATTAAGCCTATATCATTGTCGTTTGAAGCAATTACTCCTGCTACTGCAGTTCCATGACTAAACTCATCCGAAGCATCCTGATCGTGAGTGATTGTGTTATATTCTTTAACAATTTTCCCCTCAAGATCTTTATGGAATTTGTCTATCCCACTGTCTAATATCGCCACTTTTATTTTTCTGATTACTTGTTTATTTTCAATTTGTGTTTGGTATTTAACTCCCCAAGGAACTCGCTGCTCAACACTAAAATCAATAGATTCAATATCAGATTCAGAAAGAGGGCTGATTATTAAAGAATCAGTGGAATATTTACTCATGAAATAAATCAGTAATGAAATTAAACCAACAAATAAAAAAAAATAGGCATACTTTTTCTTGTTTGAAACATTTACCACCACCCATTTATAGTATAAATAAGGAAACTTAAAAATATTACAACATTATAGAAAATAATGTAACTAATTATTACGAACTATTTTTATAACCACAATTTGTTACTTTATGTCGACAGGTGGAAAATTATTTAGTCTAAATCCTTCACACCCGATTAATATGTACAAGCACTTAAGCATTGAATTGTTTGATAAAAGCAAGTTTCGGTAGATTCCCATGCTGTGACTTCGCGCTGAACATGCCCTGGTTTTATCCGCTCAGTCGGACGGGAATCTTCCAGAATCTAAATCGGCTGTACGTCCATAAGATCAAGATCAGTAGAATTTCAGTATTGCAGGGCAAGCGTAGGTCTTAAGTCAGATTCTTTCGTCCTGCATACAAAATGAGACCATGAACGGAGTGAACAGATGATTCAGCTATGGCTTGGTGAATTCCAGGGGTAAAGCCAAAATAAACTTGACGCTGGGAAGTGAGGGGGGTACCATATATGTGGGATATTACCTTTATCTTGGGAATTTTGTCTGTGGTGAATTTGAAAATTAAACTTAAAATGTAAGGGGGAATATTTTTATTTTATAAGGAGGTTTTTTTATTTTTGAATTAATACCCCTGAAATTACCTGAAGGTTGGACAGTTCATATTAATGAATTTTCAGAAGAATTATACGATTCAAACACCTCTTTGGAATCTTTAAAAGAAAATCTTCTTCTGCTTTCTAATCCTTATAAAAATCGTATAGTTGATGTTGGTTGGTATCCTGCGAGACAGAATAACGGTGAATACTGTTTGATTATTATGAAGATGGGTGTTAATGGTATAAATACTATGCTCTATTCATCTGATGAAGATGTAGTCTTTACTTATCGAATTAAAGATATTAATCAACTGGTGGATAAAATAAATGAAATATTAAAAAATACACCTTAACAAATATTATTAATAATCTCTCAGGCAAGGTGGAGAGACCTTGAAAGTAGCGCCCTCACCCGGATTGCTGGATTTATCCGAATAAGCATTTTCAAGCTAAAAACGAATAATCAAATGTACCAAATACAACAGATCGCCTTTTTGGATAAATTAAAGTGAAATCTATTGTAGGAAATACAGTTAGTACGCACACTACGGTCGTAGCGTTAACTCAAATAGACGAGCATGTCTTACTCAAATAAAAAGGCTGTCCCAAATAGTCATGTAATGACCAGTGGGACAGCCTTTTGGTGAGCAGCCGCAGCCTAAGCCTTCAGCAAATCATGATCGACATACCGTGCGCCGTTCAGCTCACTGATGATGTTGACGGCTACCTTAGCGCCGTCCCCTGCAGTGATAATCGCGTGGACACTCATTCCGGCAACGGTTCCGGCGGCCCAGATCCCGTCGATATTGGTTCTGCCTTCCGGTGTGGCAGCAATTACCGTCTTAATTCTTGGCTCCGTGCCCTCCTTGGTTGTTACCCCGGCTGCGGCAGCCAGATCCGTCAGAACACCTGTCGCCAGCACGACATGCTTAGCTTCATAGGTAGCTCCGCTCTCCGTCCCGATGACGAAGCCCTCACCGCCGGCCTCAAGCGACGTCGCCTGTCCGGCAACCAGCTCGGCCCCGAACTTCACCGCCTGCTTATGTCCGGTTTCTACCAGCTCAGGTCCGCCGATCTCGCTAATTCCGTAATAATTCTCATACCAGCCTCTGCGGGTCATACCTTTGTCATTGTCAATCAGCAGTGTTTTTTTGCCGGCCTTGGCAGCGAACAGGGCGGCGCTTGCACCGGCAGGGCCGGCACCGATAATGGCGATTTCGTACATGAGATAACCTCCTAAAAGTTTTGAAAGCATACACTTAAGTTTTGATAGCATAAACCTCGTTGAATCACATCGCAAAACTCGCTTCGGAAGCATACACTTCGCAGAACTATTATATCGCTATTTACAGCTCATTGGCTAATTCCGCAGACATGGAAGAGAGACCTTGAAGGCAGCCCCCTCACCCGGGGGGCTGGATACAGTAACTTCTCCCTGATGAGCTTCGGCAATGGACCTCGTAATCGATAATCCAAGCCCGGAGCCGCCGTATTTGCGTGTGCGGGAGGAATCGCTGCGGTAGAAGCGGTCGAACACATGCGGGAGATGCTCCGCAGAGATGCCGGAGCCGTTATCCT is a window encoding:
- a CDS encoding FAD-dependent oxidoreductase — its product is MYEIAIIGAGPAGASAALFAAKAGKKTLLIDNDKGMTRRGWYENYYGISEIGGPELVETGHKQAVKFGAELVAGQATSLEAGGEGFVIGTESGATYEAKHVVLATGVLTDLAAAAGVTTKEGTEPRIKTVIAATPEGRTNIDGIWAAGTVAGMSVHAIITAGDGAKVAVNIISELNGARYVDHDLLKA